In Tripterygium wilfordii isolate XIE 37 chromosome 15, ASM1340144v1, whole genome shotgun sequence, one DNA window encodes the following:
- the LOC120016501 gene encoding alpha-dioxygenase 2-like → MAFSLFSTTFFSVHPELRHIVAKMTPLDTLLFYVIHIVDKLDLWHKLPVLLGVAYLGIRRHLHQRYNLFHVGQIKGQDYDTEEYSYRTADGTCNHPSDDIIGSQGTFFGRNMPPSTSQYGLLDPHPTVVATKLFARREFIDNGKQFNMIACSWIQFMIHDWIDHLEDTQQVEIKAPDEVANGCPLKSFKFYRTKGVSTGSPHVKTGSLNTRTPWWDGSVIYGNNEDGMRRVRTFKDGKLKISEDGLLEHDEKGIPISGDVRNCWAGFTLLQALFVKEHNAVCDMLKEHYPDFDDEKLYRHARLVTSAVIAKIHTIDWTVELLKTDTLLAGMRINWYGFLGKKFKDFFGHILGPILSGLVGVKKPRDHGVPYSLTEEFVSVYRMHTLLPDKLILRNIKSTTTSEDKCPPISEEVPMMEMAGKNGERRLSKIGVEQMMVSMGHQACGAITLWNYPSWMRNLVAHDVNGEDRPDPVDLAAMEIYRDRERGVARYNEFRRNLLMIPITKWEDLTDDEDVIEVLLDVYGNDVEKLDLQVGLHAEKKIKGFAISETAFFIFLLIASRRLEADRFFTTNFNSQTYTDKGLERVNNTETLKDVIDRHFPGTTKKWMRCSSAFSVWDSPPNPRNCIPLYLRSAT, encoded by the exons ATGGCATTCTCTTTATTTTCCACTACTTTCTTCTCCGTCCATCCCGAACTTAGGCATATTGTAGCCAAAATGACTCCGCTTGACACACTGTTGTTCTAT GTTATACACATTGTAGACAAACTGGATTTGTGGCACAAGCTACCAGTATTACTGGGAGTTGCTTACTTGGGAATCAGAAGGCATTTGCACCAAAGATACAATCTTTTTCATGTGGGACAAATCAAGGGTCAAGATTATGATACAGAAGAGTATTCATATCGAACGGCTGATGGGACTTGTAATCATCCTAGTGATGACATAATCGGTAGCCAAGGAACCTTTTTTGGCCGCAATATGCCTCCTTCAACTTCTCAATATGGA TTGTTGGACCCTCATCCTACAGTTGTGGCCACAAAGCTCTTTGCAAGAAGAGAGTTTATAGATAATGGGAAGCAGTTCAATATGATAGCTTGTTCATGGATACAGTTCATGATTCATGACTGGATTGATCATCTGGAGGACACCCAACAG GTCGAAATCAAAGCACCTGATGAAGTTGCGAATGGATGTCCATTGAAGTCATTCAAGTTTTATAGGACCAAGGGAGTTTCTACAGGTTCACCTCATGTAAAGACTGGATCTCTCAATACAAGAACTCCTTGGTG GGATGGGAGTGTAATCTATGGAAATAATGAGGACGGTATGAGAAGAGTGAGAACTTTCAAAGATGGGAAGTTGAAAATATCAGAAGATGGACTTCTTGAGCATGATGAGAAGGGAATTCCCATCTCAGGTGATGTTAGGAACTGCTGGGCAGGTTTTACTCTCCTACAAGCCTTGTTTGTCAAAGAACACAACGCTGTATGTGATATGCTGAAG GAGCATTACCCTGATTTTGATGACGAGAAACTCTATCGGCATGCTAGATTGGTGACTTCAGCTGTCATTGCGAAAATTCACACTATCGATTGGACTGTAGAGCTCCTAAAGACTGATACTCTTCTGGCAGGGATGAGGATTAACTG GTACGGATTTCTGGGGAAGAAATTTAAGGATTTTTTCGGGCACATATTGGGACCGATACTAAGTGGATTGGTTGGTGTTAAGAAGCCAAGAGATCATGGGGTTCCTTATTCACTAACCGAAGAATTTGTAAGCGTCTACAGAATGCACACCCTTCTGCCAGATAAACTCATTTTAAGGAATATCAAATCAACAACTACTTCCGAAGACAAATGCCCTCCAATATCAGAAGA ggTGCCTATGATGGAGATGGCAGGGAAAAATGGTGAACGGAGATTGTCGAAAATTGGGGTGGAGCAGATGATGGTGTCAATGGGGCATCAAGCCTGTGGAGCTATCACATTATGGAACTATCCTTCATGGATGAGAAACCTTGTAGCTCATGATGTTAATGGAGAAGACAGACCAGACCCAGTTGATTTAGCCGCTATGGAAA TTTATAGAGATAGGGAGAGAGGAGTTGCAAGATACAATGAGTTCAGAAGGAACTTACTAATGATTCCAATAACCAAGTGGGAAGATTTGACAGACGACGAAGATGTCATCGAAGTTCTCCTCGATGTGTATGGAAATGATGTGGAGAAGCTAGACCTGCAAGTCGGTCTACATGccgaaaagaaaatcaaaggctTTGCTATCAGTGAGACTGCTTTTTTTATCTTTCTACTAATTGCATCAAG GAGATTGGAAGCCGATCGCTTTTTCACAACCAACTTCAACTCCCAAACTTACACTGACAAAGGTCTTGAGAGGGTGAACAATACAGAAACCTTGAAGGATGTAATCGACCGACATTTCCCCGGTACGACAAAGAAATGGATGAGATGCTCAAGTGCATTCTCTGTTTGGGATTCACCACCTAATCCAAGGAACTGCATTCCCCTGTACTTGAGGTCTGCTACATGA
- the LOC120016255 gene encoding uncharacterized GPI-anchored protein At4g28100-like: MSPNHPFLVFLSLALIFFPLFSSLPDPHPDPATIQPFLLNSSPPATIPAFPEQSNIAGCPLDLPDELFRAIKGACGTNGGKTHLKRNRCCPVLASWLYSAYSATALGGAGRVGPAVAGHTQSYDMPLLPDDSETCVDNLGKALSDKGVDLVRPNETCDVMYCYCGIRLHPLSCPEAFSVNQRGKLVGDKSVKRLERDCLSSSTNVDELPGLGGCSKCLNSLYKLNSNKTSTSSKLEDRTSKMQNKDCQLMGLTWLLSKNRTAYIHTVSTVVRAIMMSNDGSNPRSCTLDSDGMPLAVDSSEFSDRSSSKRTVVYSSVLVSIVSLCLSYMRFIL; encoded by the exons ATGTCACCAAATCATCCATTCCTTGTTTTTCTCTCACTTGCCCTCATCTTCTTTCCCCTTTTCTCTTCTCTACCCGACCCGCACCCGGACCCCGCGACGATCCAGCCATTCCTACTAAATTCATCACCACCCGCCACAATCCCAGCATTCCCAGAGCAATCCAACATAGCCGGATGCCCATTAGATCTCCCGGACGAGCTCTTCCGCGCCATAAAAGGCGCGTGTGGCACCAATGGCGGAAAAACCCATCTCAAACGCAACCGGTGCTGCCCAGTTCTGGCTTCATGGCTGTATTCCGCCTACTCAGCCACCGCACTCGGCGGGGCGGGTAGAGTAGGCCCGGCAGTTGCTGGTCACACCCAATCTTATGACATGCCTCTGCTTCCAGATGATTCTGAGACGTGTGTGGATAATTTGGGGAAGGCATTGAGTGATAAAGGTGTTGACTTGGTTAGGCCTAATGAGACTTGTGATGTGATGTATTGTTATTGTGGAATCAGATTGCACCCATTGAGTTGTCCTGAAGCTTTTTCTGTGAACCAGAGAGGGAAATTGGTTGGGGATAAGAGTGTGAAGAGATTGGAGAGGGATTGCTTGAGTAGTAGCACCAATGTTGATGAATTGCCAGGTCTTGGTGGCTGTTCTAAGTGCTTGAACAGCCTCTACAAG CTTAACAGCAACAAGACTTCAACTTCAAGCAAATTGGAGGACAGGACCTCTAAAATGCAGAATAAAGATTGCCAACTCATGGGTCTCACTTGGCTCCTCTCAAAGAATCGAACAGCTTACATTCACACTGTTTCAACAGTTGTACGCGCGATTATGATGAGCAACGATGGATCCAATCCTCGGTCCTGCACTCTGGACAGCGATGGAATGCCCTTGGCCGTCGATTCCTCAGAATTCTCTGATCGCTCATCTTCAAAAAGAACCGTGGTTTACAGCTCTGTTTTGGTCTCCATTGTGTCACTATGCTTGTCATATATGCGCTTCATCCTATAG
- the LOC120016103 gene encoding 60S ribosomal protein L2, mitochondrial produces MGARAVYSRLFNTLLRRTSADVYGNNVYRSFSTDVAAANNQTLLDNMKRELLHLDVTSQIGSCMPLAAMRIGTIIHNIEVNPGQGGKLVRAAGTCAKILKDPRSRYCLIKLPSGDEKLIDSRCRATIGTVSNPSHGARKLRKAGQSRWLGRRPVVRGVAMNPVDHPHGGGEGKSKSSGNHGRLSQTPWGKPCKGGYKTGRLKRKTSSA; encoded by the exons ATGGGAGCTCGCGCCGTTTATTCGAGGCTCTTCAACACTCTTCTCCGTCGAACTTCCGCTGACGTTTACGGCAACAATGTTTATCGCAGCTTCTCCACCG ACGTGGCTGCTGCAAATAATCAAACCTTGCTTGATAACATGAAAAGGGAGTTGCTACATCTCGATGTCACTTCACAAATTGGCAGTTGCATGCCACTTGCCGCTATGCGCATTGGAACAATTATTCATAACATTGAGGTGAACCCTGGTCAAGGTGGAAAACTGGTTCGAGCTGCAGGAACTTGTGCTAAGATCCTAAAGGATCCCAGATCAAGATACTGTTTGATAAAATTGCCTTCTGGTGATGAAAAGTTGATTGATTCTCGGTGCCGGGCCACAATTGGCACTGTGTCCAACCCAAGTCATGGGGCTCGGAAACTTAGAAAGGCTGGGCAGAGTCGGTGGTTGGGTCGAAGGCCTGTGGTTCGTGGTGTGGCCATGAATCCAGTAGATCATCCTCATGGAGGTGGTGAGGGAAAGAGCAAAAGTAGTGGTAATCATGGCAGGTTGTCCCAAACACCTTGGGGCAAGCCGTGCAAGGGTGGATACAAAACTGGACGACTCAAGCGCAAAACAAGTTCTGCTTGA
- the LOC120016697 gene encoding double-stranded RNA-binding protein 4-like, producing MTAIDEIPSRFSQSRLSLLCGNTHIRKARALHSKGETFALTGKDSKIKMNKGLPQQPMYKNRLQEYAQKSRLPLPVYCIKNEGYDHAPKFRASVSVGDNFFESRLTFSTRKVAEQDVAKLAIDSMEVKTKDEGCAPIYKDLKHCKSILHEFSVKMNWEHPKYTTIKKHDKHPVFISSLLFDGITYTSDESGSKKEAEQLAASATIETLLGSGSGVLRQIINSKTQTVAASQKLSDSGLKQQNLAVVAHQLGQTQNLIVSHPLPKFSKQGYNLKPATPNLKHTALVNSSWKNKRKFEMGNHGKKIMRNEKQ from the exons ATGACGGCCATCGATGAAATTC CTTCTCGGTTCTCACAGTCACGCCTCTCTCTTTTATGTGGCAACACTCACATTCGAAAGGCGAGAGCTTTGCATTCCAAAGGCGAGACCTTTGCGCTCACTGGAAAGGATTCCAAGATCAAAATGAACAAAG GTTTACCACAACAGCCTATGTATAAGAATCGCCTCCAAGAATATGCTCAAAAATCACGCTTACCACTCCCAGTATATTGTATTAAGAATGAGGGATATGACCATGCACCAAAGTTTAGGGCAAGTGTGTCAGTTGGTGACAATTTTTTTGAGTCTAGGCTAACATTTTCAACTCGGAAAGTAGCTGAGCAGGATGTTGCAAAACTTGCTATTGATAGCATGGAAGTAAAGACTAAGGATGAAGGTTGTGCTCCTATTTATAAG GATCTCAAACATTGCAAGTCTATCCTGCATGAATTTTCTGTGAAGATGAACTGGGAACATCCCAAGTACACAACTATTAAAAAACATGACAAGCACCCGGTCTTCATCTCCTCATTACTTTTTGATGGCATAACTTACACTAGTGACGAAAGCGGAAGCAAGAAAGAGGCAGAGCAGCTGGCAGCTAGTGCCACTATTGAAACACTTCTCG GATCTGGTTCCGGAGTTCTTCGTCAAATAATCAATTCAAAGACCCAAACTGTTGCAGCATCCCAAAAACTGAGTGACTCGGGGCTCAAACAACAAAACTTGGCAGTGGTTGCACATCAACTTG GACAGACACAGAATCTCATAGTGAGTCATCCTttgccaaaattttcaaaacaaggATATAATCTTAAG CCTGCTACTCCAAACTTGAAGCACACAGCCCTGGTTAATTCCAGTTGGAAGAACAAGCGGAAGTTTGAGATGGGGAACCATGGAAAGAAAATAATGCGAAATGAGAAGCAATGA